One genomic segment of Burkholderia pyrrocinia includes these proteins:
- a CDS encoding non-ribosomal peptide synthetase, producing the protein MTKVQPDWLALATRFAQLPDAQRSVFIDKLGAAGIDFRVLPIPPRTPRSDRVPASFAQTRLWLHARLIDAPDAYHITERLALTGPLDTHALRLACDALIARHEALRTTFDEAQDGVAQTIHAPLRCPWRETGLEALPDAQRAARAEAVATADEAEPFDLGAAPLVRAHLVRFDATHHWLALTVHHIVSDGWSSAVMLEELAAFYHAYASDKPVPLAPLPIQYADYALWQRRWLDAGERDRQLAFWRERLDPQRGVLTLPGATARPARRSARGARHVFSLDSRIGAQLRAFAAASGATPFAVLLAALDALLARATGDARICVGVPAANRERAEVAGLIGFFVNTLAIDVEVPAHGDFSSLVARTQRALVDAQMHQDVPFEQVVDALGVPRSASHHPLFQVMAAYGERRALPALGAASAALLPSGTPSAKFDLTLAVEATPDGTFDAAFIFALDLFDADAIARLAARFVTLLADALARPDMPVGDLDWLPADERAQLFAWNAPAGATDAEPFVPVHARIAAHAHARPDARGVADIDRALTRGEVDARAARLARHLVAAGVRPEMRVGVALQRSVDLLVALIAVLKSGAAFVPLDPAHPRERLAQIVGDACIAHVLTDGASAVSLPDLPELRVWRADEIDALDEAADVALPDVLPGHAAYAIYTSGSTGKPKGVIVDHASFALHCAAIAERYGAGEQDVFLLFQSVNFDGAHEGWFSQYMSGAAVSVTADVLWPPAQTCAMMVRDGVTMTYVPPGCAAQLAEWALAHGAPPTLRSLTVGGEATSREAFALLRRALPNVRVVNGYGPTETVITPTLWMFRPGDDLAKLGDAAYLPIGTLVGARTAHVLDERLHPLPVGVIGELYLGGEGIGVARGYLDRPALTAERFVPDPYGAPGARLYRTGDLVRRRADGVFDFIGRVDHQVKLRGLRIELGEIEAQLAAHDAVREACAVVHGQGALAQLVAYVELTADAQTAAQPVEAATLDAHLRRTLPDYMVPAQLIVLDALPRNANSKVDRARLPAPVRVERAYEAPHDGDEAALAAIWCDVLNLERVGRGDHFFDLGGHSLAAVRVATRVVERLGRDVPVRALFEAPVLAQYALQVADAPRAAHAAHGGTAAPGVAVAKPDAHGVWPLSPAQLGLWFLWRAQPDSAAYNIPVALRVRGPLDIDALRAAFSDASAVHPALRARLVAREGVLPGQRIDVAATVELPVVDLSAQPDALARAAALTDDDALAPFDLAADAPLWRARVLRLGANDHVLSVTIHHIVSDGESIELWLDAVRARYVARVRGDAVPAGETVQLAAQPVVALVLPAPCHPARVAYWRDALADLPSCVLPQRAGAPAVPQWRAARIAFEFDAPLIRAARDAASAAHATLPMLLHAALNAALFRTTGAADQPVGVLASTRELTGDAARDALGLFINSVVVRTRIDLAARRADVLAQVRDTALAAYAHADVPFADVVAALRAPRAAQANPLFQVMFNYLRPTGAAARDWAGLSLAEFDDVRHRVVFTLELDVVEHPDGRVSAAFSYADELLDRGFVDALVDVYHDEVARFAGASEATLGAPDRHVTTQAAFSAQASREAPADAPSHAAAVLAALWSDTFATAAPEPGADLFEAGATSFDVVRFVDTAGRAGHALTVADVFASPTLAALGARLDARAETGQEERHAG; encoded by the coding sequence ATGACGAAGGTTCAACCCGACTGGCTCGCGCTCGCGACGCGTTTCGCGCAACTGCCCGACGCGCAGCGCTCGGTCTTCATCGACAAGCTCGGTGCGGCCGGCATCGACTTTCGCGTGCTGCCGATCCCGCCGCGCACGCCGCGCAGCGACCGCGTGCCGGCGTCGTTCGCGCAGACGCGGTTGTGGCTGCATGCACGGCTGATCGATGCGCCCGATGCGTATCACATCACCGAGCGTCTGGCGCTGACGGGCCCGCTCGACACGCACGCACTGCGTCTCGCGTGCGATGCGCTGATCGCGCGCCACGAGGCGCTGCGTACCACCTTCGACGAGGCACAGGACGGCGTCGCGCAAACGATCCACGCGCCGCTGCGCTGCCCGTGGCGCGAAACCGGTCTCGAAGCGCTGCCGGACGCGCAGCGCGCCGCGCGCGCGGAGGCCGTCGCGACGGCCGACGAAGCCGAACCGTTCGATCTCGGCGCGGCGCCGCTCGTGCGTGCGCACCTGGTCCGCTTCGACGCGACGCATCACTGGCTCGCGCTGACCGTGCACCACATCGTGTCGGACGGCTGGTCGTCGGCGGTGATGCTCGAGGAACTCGCGGCGTTCTACCACGCGTATGCGTCCGATAAACCGGTGCCGCTCGCACCGCTGCCGATCCAGTACGCCGACTACGCGCTGTGGCAGCGCCGCTGGCTCGACGCCGGCGAACGCGATCGCCAGCTTGCGTTCTGGCGCGAACGGCTCGATCCGCAGCGCGGCGTGCTGACGCTGCCGGGCGCGACCGCACGGCCGGCGCGCCGCAGTGCGCGCGGCGCGCGCCATGTGTTTTCGCTCGACTCGCGCATCGGCGCGCAACTGCGTGCATTCGCGGCTGCGTCGGGCGCGACGCCGTTCGCGGTGCTGCTCGCCGCGCTCGATGCGCTGCTCGCGCGTGCGACCGGCGATGCGCGGATTTGCGTCGGCGTGCCGGCAGCGAACCGCGAACGTGCCGAGGTCGCCGGCCTGATCGGCTTCTTCGTCAATACGCTTGCCATCGATGTCGAGGTGCCCGCACACGGCGATTTCTCGTCGCTGGTCGCGCGCACGCAGCGCGCGCTCGTCGACGCGCAGATGCACCAGGACGTGCCGTTCGAGCAGGTGGTCGATGCGCTCGGCGTGCCACGCAGCGCGAGCCACCATCCGCTGTTCCAGGTGATGGCCGCGTATGGCGAGCGCCGCGCGCTGCCGGCGCTCGGTGCGGCATCGGCCGCGTTGCTGCCGTCCGGCACGCCTTCCGCGAAATTCGACCTGACGCTCGCCGTCGAGGCGACGCCCGACGGCACGTTCGACGCCGCGTTCATCTTCGCGCTCGACCTGTTCGACGCCGACGCGATCGCGCGGTTGGCCGCGCGCTTCGTCACGCTGCTCGCGGATGCGCTCGCGCGCCCCGACATGCCGGTCGGCGATCTCGACTGGCTGCCCGCCGACGAGCGCGCGCAGCTCTTTGCATGGAACGCGCCGGCAGGCGCGACCGACGCCGAACCGTTCGTACCCGTGCACGCGCGCATCGCCGCGCATGCACACGCGCGGCCCGACGCACGTGGCGTCGCCGATATCGATCGCGCGCTGACGCGCGGCGAAGTCGATGCACGCGCGGCGCGCCTGGCGCGGCATCTGGTTGCAGCCGGCGTGCGGCCGGAGATGCGCGTCGGCGTGGCACTGCAGCGCTCGGTCGACCTGCTCGTCGCGCTGATCGCGGTGCTGAAATCCGGTGCCGCGTTCGTGCCGCTCGATCCGGCCCATCCGCGCGAACGGCTCGCGCAGATCGTCGGCGACGCATGCATCGCGCACGTGCTGACCGACGGCGCGAGCGCCGTGTCGTTGCCCGATCTGCCGGAACTGCGCGTGTGGCGCGCCGACGAAATCGATGCACTCGACGAAGCCGCGGACGTCGCGCTGCCGGACGTGCTGCCCGGCCATGCCGCGTACGCGATCTACACGTCGGGCTCGACCGGCAAGCCGAAGGGCGTGATCGTCGATCATGCGTCGTTCGCGCTGCATTGCGCGGCGATTGCCGAACGCTACGGCGCGGGCGAGCAGGACGTGTTCCTGCTGTTCCAGTCGGTCAACTTCGACGGCGCGCACGAAGGCTGGTTTTCGCAATACATGTCGGGCGCCGCCGTATCGGTAACGGCCGACGTGCTGTGGCCGCCCGCACAGACCTGCGCGATGATGGTCCGCGACGGCGTGACGATGACCTACGTGCCGCCCGGCTGCGCCGCGCAGCTCGCCGAATGGGCGCTCGCGCACGGCGCGCCGCCGACGCTGCGGTCGCTGACCGTCGGCGGCGAGGCGACGTCGCGCGAGGCATTCGCGCTGCTGCGCCGCGCGCTGCCGAACGTGCGCGTGGTCAACGGCTACGGCCCGACCGAGACGGTCATCACGCCGACGCTGTGGATGTTCCGGCCCGGCGACGATCTCGCCAAGCTCGGCGACGCCGCGTATTTGCCGATCGGCACGCTGGTCGGCGCACGCACCGCGCACGTGCTCGACGAGCGGCTGCATCCGCTGCCGGTCGGCGTGATCGGCGAGCTGTATCTGGGCGGCGAGGGGATCGGCGTCGCGCGCGGTTATCTCGACCGCCCGGCGCTGACGGCCGAACGCTTCGTGCCCGATCCGTACGGCGCGCCGGGCGCACGCCTGTACCGCACGGGCGACCTCGTGCGGCGCCGCGCGGACGGCGTGTTCGACTTCATCGGCCGCGTCGATCACCAGGTGAAGCTGCGCGGGTTGCGCATCGAGCTCGGCGAGATCGAGGCACAGCTTGCCGCGCACGATGCGGTGCGCGAAGCGTGCGCGGTCGTGCACGGGCAGGGCGCGCTTGCGCAGCTCGTCGCGTATGTCGAACTGACCGCCGACGCACAGACGGCCGCGCAGCCCGTCGAAGCCGCGACGCTCGACGCACACCTGCGCCGCACGCTGCCCGATTACATGGTGCCCGCGCAACTGATCGTGCTCGACGCGCTGCCACGCAACGCGAACAGCAAGGTCGACCGAGCGCGGCTGCCGGCGCCCGTGCGCGTCGAACGCGCGTACGAGGCGCCGCACGACGGCGACGAAGCCGCGCTCGCGGCGATCTGGTGCGATGTGCTGAATCTCGAGCGCGTCGGCCGCGGCGATCACTTCTTCGATCTCGGCGGCCATTCGCTCGCTGCCGTGCGCGTCGCGACGCGCGTGGTCGAACGGCTCGGCCGCGACGTGCCGGTGCGCGCGCTGTTCGAGGCACCCGTGCTCGCGCAGTACGCGCTTCAGGTGGCCGATGCGCCGCGCGCTGCGCATGCCGCGCACGGCGGTACTGCGGCGCCGGGCGTCGCGGTCGCCAAACCCGACGCGCACGGCGTGTGGCCGCTGTCGCCCGCGCAGCTCGGCCTGTGGTTCCTGTGGCGCGCGCAGCCGGACAGTGCCGCGTACAACATTCCGGTCGCGCTGCGCGTGCGTGGCCCGCTCGACATCGATGCGCTGCGCGCGGCGTTCTCCGATGCGTCGGCCGTGCATCCGGCGCTGCGTGCGCGGCTCGTCGCCCGCGAGGGCGTGCTGCCGGGCCAGCGGATCGACGTGGCGGCGACGGTCGAATTGCCGGTCGTCGACCTGTCGGCGCAACCCGATGCGCTCGCCCGCGCGGCGGCGCTGACCGACGACGATGCACTCGCGCCGTTCGACCTCGCAGCCGATGCGCCGTTGTGGCGCGCGCGCGTGCTGCGGCTCGGCGCGAACGACCACGTGCTGTCGGTGACGATCCATCACATCGTGTCGGATGGCGAATCGATCGAGCTGTGGCTCGATGCGGTTCGCGCGCGCTATGTCGCTCGCGTGCGCGGCGACGCCGTGCCGGCTGGAGAGACCGTCCAACTGGCCGCCCAACCGGTCGTAGCGCTCGTGCTGCCCGCACCGTGTCATCCGGCCCGCGTCGCGTACTGGCGTGACGCGCTGGCCGATCTGCCGTCGTGTGTGCTGCCGCAGCGCGCGGGTGCGCCGGCCGTGCCGCAGTGGCGCGCGGCACGCATCGCGTTCGAATTCGACGCACCGCTGATCCGCGCCGCTCGCGATGCCGCATCGGCCGCGCATGCGACGCTGCCGATGCTGCTGCACGCGGCGCTCAACGCCGCGCTGTTCCGCACGACGGGCGCGGCCGACCAGCCGGTCGGCGTGCTCGCGTCGACACGCGAGCTGACGGGCGACGCGGCACGCGATGCGCTCGGCCTGTTCATCAATTCGGTCGTCGTGCGTACGCGGATCGACCTGGCCGCGCGTCGCGCGGACGTGCTCGCACAGGTGCGCGACACGGCGCTCGCCGCGTATGCGCATGCCGACGTGCCGTTCGCCGACGTCGTCGCGGCGCTGCGCGCGCCGCGTGCCGCGCAGGCCAATCCGCTGTTCCAGGTGATGTTCAACTACCTGCGCCCGACGGGCGCTGCCGCACGCGACTGGGCCGGCCTGTCGCTCGCGGAATTCGACGACGTGCGCCATCGCGTCGTGTTCACGCTGGAGCTGGACGTCGTCGAGCATCCGGACGGCCGCGTGAGCGCCGCATTCTCGTATGCGGACGAACTGCTCGACCGCGGTTTCGTCGATGCGCTCGTCGATGTCTATCACGACGAAGTCGCGCGCTTTGCCGGCGCATCGGAAGCAACGCTCGGCGCGCCCGACAGGCATGTGACCACGCAGGCGGCGTTCAGCGCGCAAGCAAGCCGGGAAGCACCGGCCGACGCGCCGTCGCACGCAGCGGCCGTGCTCGCGGCACTTTGGTCCGACACGTTCGCGACGGCCGCGCCCGAGCCTGGCGCGGACCTGTTCGAAGCCGGCGCGACGTCGTTCGACGTCGTGCGTTTCGTCGACACGGCCGGCCGTGCCGGTCATGCGCTGACGGTCGCCGACGTGTTCGCGTCGCCGACGCTCGCGGCCCTCGGCGCACGGCTCGATGCGCGGGCGGAAACAGGACAGGAGGAACGCCATGCTGGCTGA